A window of Taeniopygia guttata chromosome 14, bTaeGut7.mat, whole genome shotgun sequence contains these coding sequences:
- the ITPRIPL2 gene encoding inositol 1,4,5-trisphosphate receptor-interacting protein-like 2 encodes GAASLGRGSRRRSGAERRPGRQGAAGLGAAARPALGAAGAAEEGAGGGGRSPPAGLGGGGCPRGPSPRRALRVPPLSVRGLWPLLTALCTALLCLFQALRGSAAGEGAGGPEEAAAEAAGSGVPLLKGSALLLLGCLLARCCGAAGGGAGRGGARGAAGARRGALERFHARQLRVSPHVLGHSKAHVGRVVAELVRAAKAQGLQPGPLALSLRGDFVRIGSAYEQHKVRSPDCFDILVPLRLPPHLEPQPRCADGPGPCGAFVCGLRARDGWTRRCRPFAEGFCVELQGRSHLSSGLVLRWFQGHLQRCLGAVRYRLQERCRVSLSACPGQPPTLHILPCSDYVCCHISMAVRLIPAVPLGDALYLTALPPEGPLGPLAPEALWGLNASRQEQRLLAWLKEQAPAASCHLKCLQILKGLRDLRRHGLEEPFCSQWGRVLSSYVLKTALFSLLLQGPLEAWDEQFLVERLEDLVLYLRDCLRKQVLMDFFLGNTNVPEAVALPRFLKEAAPVNLLSAFEGPTLDLVAFQLISTWIQAPHIIRMYSSPRYWRPVPAPCRHMAEARREPQGE; translated from the coding sequence GGGGCCGCGTCCCTCGGAAGAGGAAgccggcggcggagcggcgcggagcggcggcCGGGCAGGCAGGGCgcggcggggctcggggcaGCGGCGCGGCCCGCGCTGGGGGCGGCCGGGGCGGCGGAGGAGGGGGCCGGCGGGGGCGGGCGCTCCCCGCCCGCGGGGctgggcggcggcggctgccccCGCGGCCCGAGCCCCCGCCGCGCCCTGCGCGTCCCCCCGCTCAGCGTGCGGGGCTTGTGGCCGCTGCTGACCGCGCTCTGCACCGCGCTCCTCTGCCTCTTCCAGGCGCTGCGCGGCAGCGCGGCCGGCGAGGGCGCGGGGGGcccggaggaggcggcggcggaggcggcgggcTCCGGGGTGCCGCTGCTGAAGGGCtcggcgctgctgctgctcggcTGCCTGCTCGCCCGCTGCtgcggcgcggcgggcggcggcgccgggcgcggcggggcgcggggcgcggcgggggcgcggcgcggggccCTGGAGCGGTTCCACGCGCGGCAGCTGCGGGTGTCGCCGCACGTGCTGGGGCACAGCAAGGCGCACGTGGGGCGGGTGGTGGCCGAGCTGGTGCGCGCCGCCAAGGcgcaggggctgcagcccggcCCGCTGGCTCTCAGCCTGCGCGGGGACTTCGTGCGCATCGGCAGCGCCTACGAGCAGCACAAGGTGCGCAGCCCCGACTGCTTCGATATCCTGGTGCCCCTGCGGCTGCCGCCGCACCTGGAGCCCCAGCCGCGCTGTGCTGACGGGCCGGGGCCGTGCGGCGCCTTCGTCTGCGGCCTGCGGGCGAGGGACGGCTGGACACGACGCTGCCGGCCCTTTGCCGAGGGCTTCTGCGTGGAGCTGCAGGGCCGCAGCCACCTCTCCTCGGGGCTGGTGCTGCGCTGGTTCCAGGGCCATCTGCAGCGGTGCCTGGGAGCCGTGCGGTACCGGCTGCAGGAGCGGTGCCGCGTCAGCCTCTCGGCGTGCCCCGGGCAGCCGCCCACGCTGCACATCCTGCCCTGCTCCGACTACGTCTGCTGCCACATCTCCATGGCCGTGCGCCTCATCCCGGCCGTGCCTCTGGGCGACGCGCTCTACCTCACGGCCCTGCCGCCCGAGGGCCCGCTGGGCCCGCTGGCCCCCGAGGCGCTCTGGGGCCTGAACGCCTCGCGGCAGGAGCAGCGGCTGCTGGCCTGGCTGAAGGAGCAGGCGCCGGCCGCCTCCTGCCACCTCAAGTGCCTGCAGATCCTCAAGGGCCTGCGGGACCTCCGCAGGCACGGCCTGGAGGAGCCCTTCTGCTCCCAGTGGGGCCGGGTGCTCTCCTCCTACGTCCTGAAGACAGccctcttctccctgctgctgcaggggcccTTGGAGGCCTGGGACGAGCAGTTCCTGGTGGAGCGGCTGGAGGACCTGGTGCTGTACCTCAGGGACTGCCTGCGCAAGCAGGTGCTGATGGATTTCTTCCTGGGCAACACCAACGTCCCCGAGGCCGTGGCGCTACCCCGGTTCCTCAAGGAAGCAGCCCCCGTGAACTTGCTGTCAGCCTTCGAGGGGCCCACGCTGGACCTGGTGGCCTTCCAGCTGATCAGCACGTGGATCCAGGCCCCGCACATCATCAGGATGTACAGCAGCCCCCGGTACTGGCGCCCCGTGCCCGCCCCGTGCCGCCACATGGCTGAGGCCAGGCGAGAGCCGCAGGGAGAGTGA